The Ooceraea biroi isolate clonal line C1 chromosome 1, Obir_v5.4, whole genome shotgun sequence genome has a window encoding:
- the LOC113562034 gene encoding receptor-type tyrosine-protein phosphatase alpha-like, with product MIWQENVLIICMLTNVIENGKTKCEQYWPDIGNKKKYGNIIVLNAKQHVSADYCFRTFQITYGRETRKVEHLHYTAWPDRGVPLYTHSIVTYLKKLLATPPGNGSVVVHCSTGVGRTGVIILCDICLRQAAAEGVVDIFAKTVSIRSERANIIHSKQQYLLAHLVLMECLLSMPTTLPCNKMLPKQIQELKKQLPEQQQRLQNTAWQDEALQPIPLAPPLSECNRKKNRFPELISDKISRIYLTRYPASDEDSDYLSAVYVDGVKLQKQYLATQLPMPSTISDFWRMVAEFKVELILMLQFPDPQDPTCCAIAPASGEFKPTPYLKIIAKETMKFKYYMSQKLLLVDNSEKLSRERSVTILCLTEWEPGRNQPPPSVMTMVMFWQAAERISRGDGPTVTLCHDGVTGCGLYLALSFLLERMAVEKEFDVCSAVRAVRRSRPYFVESLEHLEYLYDAAMAYLELFQTYANFS from the exons ATGATTTGGCAAGAAAATGTTCTAATTATTTGTATGCTGACAAATGTAATTGAAAATGGAAAG acTAAGTGCGAGCAATATTGGCCAGATATCGGCAATAAGAAGAAATACGGTAATATTATTGTGCTGAATGCGAAGCAACATGTCTCAGCCGATTATTGCTTCAGAACTTTCCAAATTACTTACGGAAGAGAAACGCGGAAg GTGGAACATCTGCATTATACGGCCTGGCCGGATCGTGGTGTACCATTGTACACACACTCCATAGTAACGtatctgaaaaaattattggCAACTCCGCCTGGTAATGGCTCTGTGGTAGTCCATTGTAGCACAGGCGTCGGCAGAACTGGAGTCATCATTCTGTGCGACATTTGTCTTCGTCAAGCAGCGGCTGAAGGA gTGGTCGACATTTTTGCCAAAACGGTATCCATTAGAAGCGAGAGAGCTAATATAATTCACAGTAAGCAACAGTACTTATTAgcacatttggtgttgatggAATGTTTACTTTCCATGCCGACCACGTTACCGTGCAATAAGATGTTGCCAAAGCAAAtccaagagttgaaaaaaCAATTACCAGAGCAACAACAAAG ATTACAAAATACTGCATGGCAAGACGAAGCTCTGCAACCGATCCCGTTGGCACCGCCATTGTCGGAGTGTAATCGTAAAAAGAACAGATTTCCGGAATTGATTTCAG ATAAGATTAGCAGAATATATTTGACGAGATATCCAGCATCAGACGAGGACAGCGATTATCTATCTGCTGTTTACGTAGACGGAGTAAAACTTCAGAAACAATATTTAGCCACCCAACTGCCCATGCCATCAACTATTAGTGATTTTTGGCGTATGGTTGCCGAATTCAAAGTGGAACTCATTCTCATGCTGCAATTCCCCGATCCTCAGGATCCT ACTTGCTGTGCAATCGCTCCTGCGAGCGGCGAGTTTAAACCAACACCATATTTAAAGATTATAGCGAAGGAAACAATGAAATTTAAGTATTATATGTCACAAAAATTGTTACTTGTTGACAACTCCGAG AAACTATCGAGGGAACGATCCGTGACTATACTTTGTCTAACAGAATGGGAACCCGGAAGGAATCAACCACCGCCATCGGTCATGACGATGGTGATGTTTTGGCAAGCTGCAGAAAGAATTTCGAGAGGCGATGGACCTACTGTCACACTTTGCCA TGACGGAGTGACTGGATGCGGTCTTTATTTAGCGTTGAGTTTTCTGTTAGAACGAATGGCGGTCGAGAAGGAATTCGATGTTTGTTCGGCAGTGCGTGCTGTTAGACGATCAAGACCATATTTTGTAGAATCTTTG